Proteins co-encoded in one Amaranthus tricolor cultivar Red isolate AtriRed21 chromosome 7, ASM2621246v1, whole genome shotgun sequence genomic window:
- the LOC130818255 gene encoding 1,4-alpha-glucan-branching enzyme 3, chloroplastic/amyloplastic isoform X2, which translates to MIFNLTLPTHCLSLVLNDKYPSFHFQIKTQFQTIKSPNKLKCSASKQPQKQQNEPRQSDNSSTNDKRVDPVGFLTRLGITHKAFSQFLRERHKALKERKDEIFERFMNLKELASGHELLGMHRHPQHRIDFIEWAPGARYCALVGDFNDWSPTENSAREGHLGHDDYGYWFIVLDDKLRDGEEQDDLYFQQYNYADDFDKGDGGVSAEEVFQRANDEYWEPGEERTLKSRYEVAFKLYEKIFGPNGPQTMEELEEIPDAETRYKAYREQHKDKPPEFFRYDVVDSGKEYDIYNVVDDPISREKFRKKKPPLAYWFETRKGRKAWMKKYSPCLPHGSKYRVYFNTPDGPLERVPAWATYVLPDEEGNQPCAVHWEPPPESAYKWKNKHPKTPKALRIYECHVGISGLESKITSFNEFTEKTLPHIKELGYNAIQLFGVIEHKDYFTAGYRVTNMYAVSSRYGTPDDFKRLVDEAHGLGLLVFLDIVHSYSAADEMVGLLHFDGTNDCYFHTGKRGHHKYWGTRMFKYGDVDVLQYLLSNLNWWAEEYQIDGFQFHSLSSMIYTHNGFATFTGDFEEYCNQYVDRDALMYLIMANDILHALHPHLITIAEDVTYYPGLCEPTSQGGLGFDYYVNLSASEMWLNFLENIPDDKWSMSKIVRTLTGNKLHADKMLLYAENHNQSISGGRSFAEILFGERDGQSPESTDLLLRGLSLHKLIRLITFTIGGHAYLNFMGNEFGHPKRVEFPTASNNFSSELANRSWDLLKDQGLHYDLLSFDKVVSYMRGPLLFVFNFHPTKSYETYSVGVEEAGEYQIIINTDEEKYGGRNTISSKQYLQRSVRKRIDGLQDCLHLPLPSRTAQVYKLSRILRM; encoded by the exons ATGATCTTCAATTTAACACTACCAACTCATTGTTTATCCTTGGTGTTAAACGATAAATACCCTTCTTTTCACTTTCAAATCAAAACTCAATTTCAAACAATTAAATCCCCAAATAAATTGAAGTGTTCAGCTTCAAAACAACCCCAGAAACAGCAAAATGAACCCAGACAAAGTGATAATTCATCAACGAATGATAAACGAGTTGACCCAGTTGGTTTTCTTACTCGACTTGGTATTACCCACAAAGCTTTTTCTCAATTTTTGCGTGAAAG GCATAAGGCTTTGAAAGAGCGTAAAGATGAAATTTTTGAGAGGTTTATGAATCTCAAAGAATTGGCTTCCGG GCATGAATTGTTGGGTATGCATCGCCACCCGCAACATCGTATAGATTTCATTGAATGGGCTCCAG GCGCACGATATTGTGCCTTGGTTGGTGACTTCAATGATTGGTCTCCTACTGAAAATTCTGCTAGAGAAGGTCACCTTGGGCATGATGATTATGGGTACTGGTTTATAGTTCTTGATGATAAGTTGCGGGATGGAGAAGAGCAAGATGATCTCTATTTCCAGCAATACAATTATGCTGATGACTTTGACAAAGGTGATGGTGGGGTTTCTGCCGAAGAAGTTTTTCAGAGAGCAAATGATGAGTACTGGGAACCAGGGGAAGAAAGGACCCTTAAATCTCGATATGAAGTTGCGTTTAAATTGTATGAAAAAATATTTGGCCCTAATGGTCCACAAACAATGGAGGAATTGGAAGAAATACCAGATGCTGAAACAAGATATAAAGCTTATAGAGAACAACATAAAGATAAGCCTCCTGAATTTTTTCGTTATGATGTGGTTGATAGTGGGAAGGAATATGACATTTATAATGTTGTAGATGATCCTATATCCCGAGAGAAATTTCGTAAGAAGAAGCCTCCTCTTGCTTACTGGTTTGAGACACGAAAAGGAAGAAAAGCTTGGATGAAAAAGTATTCTCCTTGCCTTCCTCATGGAAGCAAGTACAGGGTCTATTTCAACACTCCTGATGGGCCTTTGGAGAGAGTTCCAGCATGGGCGACTTATGTTCTTCCAG ATGAGGAAGGAAACCAACCTTGTGCTGTTCATTGGGAGCCACCACCTGAGAGTGCTTACAAGTGGAAGAACAAGCACCCAAAGACCCCAAAGGCTTTGCGCATTTATGAATGTCATGTCGGAATTAGTGGGTTAGAGTCAAAGATAACCTCCTTTAATGAGTTTACTGAGAAG ACCCTTCCTCACATAAAGGAGCTTGGATACAATGCTATCCAACTTTTTGGGGTTATTGAGCACAAAGATTACTTCACAGCTGGTTATAGA GTTACAAACATGTATGCTGTAAGCAGCCGATACGGCACTCCAGATGACTTTAAGCGCCTGGTTGATGAAGCTCATG GTCTAGGACTGCTAGTCTTCTTGGACATCGTACATTCATACTCAGCAGCAGATGAGATGGTTGGATTATTGCATTTTGATGGAACAAATGACTGCTACTTTCATACTG GAAAACGAGGACACCACAAATATTGGGGGACTAGAATGTTCAAGTATGGTGATGTTGATGTGCTACAGTATCTGCTTTCCAATCTGAATTG GTGGGCCGAAGAATACCAAATTGATGGCTTTCAGTTTCATTCGCTCTCCTCAATGATTTATACACACAACGGATTTGCTACTTTTACCGGTGATTTTGAAGA ATACTGCAATCAGTATGTGGATAGGGATGCCCTAATGTATCTCATTATGGCCAATGACATCCTGCATGCCCTTCACCCCCATCTTATAACTATTGCGGAAGAT GTGACGTATTATCCTGGGTTGTGTGAACCTACTTCTCAAGGTGGTCTAGGATTTGATTACTATGTGAATCTTTCTGCTTCAGAAATGTGGTTGAACTTTCTTGAAAATATTCCCGACGACAAATGGAGCATGAGTAAG ATTGTGAGAACATTAACGGGAAACAAACTGCACGCTGATAAGATGCTTTTGTATGCTGAAAATCACAATCAG TCGATATCTGGAGGTCGGTCTTTTGCAGAGATATTGTTTGGTGAAAGGGACGGACAATCACCTGAATCAACGGACTTATTGTTGAGAGGGTTATCATTGCACAAA CTTATCCGATTGATTACCTTTACTATTGGTGGCCATGCTTATCTCAATTTCATGGGCAATGAATTTGGTCATCCCAAG AGAGTTGAGTTCCCGACTGCAAGCAATAACTTCTCATCGGAACTAGCAAATCGTAGTTGGGATTTGTTAAAAGACCAAGGACTTCATTATGATTTACTTTCCTTTGACAAG GTGGTTTCATACATGAGGGGCCCACTTctatttgtatttaattttcatcCGACTAAATCATATGAGACGTATAGTGTCGGAGTTGAAGAAGCAGGGGAGTATCAA ATCATAATCAACACCGATGAAGAGAAATATGGCGGAAGAAACACTATCAGCAGCAAGCAATATCTCCAAAGAAGCGTTAGGAAGAG AATCGATGGTCTCCAAGATTGTCTACATCTTCCGTTGCCTAGTAGAACAGCCCAG GTCTACAAATTATCTCGGATATTAAGGATGTGA
- the LOC130818696 gene encoding stigma-specific STIG1-like protein 4, translating into MKQIACTIYLFLVTIIAQVDAEFNSIESGLNITKNSTSSPWLKRVFNPRAQAQGCWNRPWICSFGQVPPRRLCCMNRCVEIISDPLNCGFCGIRCPFTWQCCNGLCMNVNINPFHCGKCWNRCAIGRPCVFGLCGYAQPFPPFPFPPTLPGPPFPFPFPLPSPPGSPTTQKKLKKE; encoded by the coding sequence ATGAAGCAGATAGCTTGTACTatttatctatttttagtaaCAATAATAGCACAAGTAGATGCAGAATTTAATAGTATTGAATCAGGTTTAAACATTACCAAAAACTCTACGTCTTCTCCATGGCTTAAACGGGTTTTTAACCCACGAGCTCAAGCGCAAGGATGTTGGAATAGGCCTTGGATTTGTTCGTTCGGGCAAGTTCCTCCTCGAAGATTATGTTGTATGAATCGTTGTGTTGAGATCATATCGGATCCTCTAAATTGCGGTTTTTGTGGCATAAGATGCCCATTTACATGGCAATGTTGTAATGGTTTATGTATGAATGTAAACATTAATCCTTTTCATTGTGGTAAATGTTGGAATAGGTGTGCAATAGGAAGACCATGTGTTTTTGGGTTGTGTGGTTATGCTCAACCCTTTCCTCCATTTCCTTTCCCACCAACTTTGCCTGGCCCacctttccctttccctttcccaTTACCTTCCCCTCCTGGATCTCCAACTactcaaaaaaaattgaagaaggAATGA
- the LOC130818255 gene encoding 1,4-alpha-glucan-branching enzyme 3, chloroplastic/amyloplastic isoform X1 translates to MIFNLTLPTHCLSLVLNDKYPSFHFQIKTQFQTIKSPNKLKCSASKQPQKQQNEPRQSDNSSTNDKRVDPVGFLTRLGITHKAFSQFLRERHKALKERKDEIFERFMNLKELASGHELLGMHRHPQHRIDFIEWAPGARYCALVGDFNDWSPTENSAREGHLGHDDYGYWFIVLDDKLRDGEEQDDLYFQQYNYADDFDKGDGGVSAEEVFQRANDEYWEPGEERTLKSRYEVAFKLYEKIFGPNGPQTMEELEEIPDAETRYKAYREQHKDKPPEFFRYDVVDSGKEYDIYNVVDDPISREKFRKKKPPLAYWFETRKGRKAWMKKYSPCLPHGSKYRVYFNTPDGPLERVPAWATYVLPDEEGNQPCAVHWEPPPESAYKWKNKHPKTPKALRIYECHVGISGLESKITSFNEFTEKTLPHIKELGYNAIQLFGVIEHKDYFTAGYRVTNMYAVSSRYGTPDDFKRLVDEAHGLGLLVFLDIVHSYSAADEMVGLLHFDGTNDCYFHTGKRGHHKYWGTRMFKYGDVDVLQYLLSNLNWWAEEYQIDGFQFHSLSSMIYTHNGFATFTGDFEEYCNQYVDRDALMYLIMANDILHALHPHLITIAEDVTYYPGLCEPTSQGGLGFDYYVNLSASEMWLNFLENIPDDKWSMSKIVRTLTGNKLHADKMLLYAENHNQSISGGRSFAEILFGERDGQSPESTDLLLRGLSLHKLIRLITFTIGGHAYLNFMGNEFGHPKRVEFPTASNNFSSELANRSWDLLKDQGLHYDLLSFDKDMMKLDQTERVLSRGLPYVHHVNDDTMVVSYMRGPLLFVFNFHPTKSYETYSVGVEEAGEYQIIINTDEEKYGGRNTISSKQYLQRSVRKRIDGLQDCLHLPLPSRTAQVYKLSRILRM, encoded by the exons ATGATCTTCAATTTAACACTACCAACTCATTGTTTATCCTTGGTGTTAAACGATAAATACCCTTCTTTTCACTTTCAAATCAAAACTCAATTTCAAACAATTAAATCCCCAAATAAATTGAAGTGTTCAGCTTCAAAACAACCCCAGAAACAGCAAAATGAACCCAGACAAAGTGATAATTCATCAACGAATGATAAACGAGTTGACCCAGTTGGTTTTCTTACTCGACTTGGTATTACCCACAAAGCTTTTTCTCAATTTTTGCGTGAAAG GCATAAGGCTTTGAAAGAGCGTAAAGATGAAATTTTTGAGAGGTTTATGAATCTCAAAGAATTGGCTTCCGG GCATGAATTGTTGGGTATGCATCGCCACCCGCAACATCGTATAGATTTCATTGAATGGGCTCCAG GCGCACGATATTGTGCCTTGGTTGGTGACTTCAATGATTGGTCTCCTACTGAAAATTCTGCTAGAGAAGGTCACCTTGGGCATGATGATTATGGGTACTGGTTTATAGTTCTTGATGATAAGTTGCGGGATGGAGAAGAGCAAGATGATCTCTATTTCCAGCAATACAATTATGCTGATGACTTTGACAAAGGTGATGGTGGGGTTTCTGCCGAAGAAGTTTTTCAGAGAGCAAATGATGAGTACTGGGAACCAGGGGAAGAAAGGACCCTTAAATCTCGATATGAAGTTGCGTTTAAATTGTATGAAAAAATATTTGGCCCTAATGGTCCACAAACAATGGAGGAATTGGAAGAAATACCAGATGCTGAAACAAGATATAAAGCTTATAGAGAACAACATAAAGATAAGCCTCCTGAATTTTTTCGTTATGATGTGGTTGATAGTGGGAAGGAATATGACATTTATAATGTTGTAGATGATCCTATATCCCGAGAGAAATTTCGTAAGAAGAAGCCTCCTCTTGCTTACTGGTTTGAGACACGAAAAGGAAGAAAAGCTTGGATGAAAAAGTATTCTCCTTGCCTTCCTCATGGAAGCAAGTACAGGGTCTATTTCAACACTCCTGATGGGCCTTTGGAGAGAGTTCCAGCATGGGCGACTTATGTTCTTCCAG ATGAGGAAGGAAACCAACCTTGTGCTGTTCATTGGGAGCCACCACCTGAGAGTGCTTACAAGTGGAAGAACAAGCACCCAAAGACCCCAAAGGCTTTGCGCATTTATGAATGTCATGTCGGAATTAGTGGGTTAGAGTCAAAGATAACCTCCTTTAATGAGTTTACTGAGAAG ACCCTTCCTCACATAAAGGAGCTTGGATACAATGCTATCCAACTTTTTGGGGTTATTGAGCACAAAGATTACTTCACAGCTGGTTATAGA GTTACAAACATGTATGCTGTAAGCAGCCGATACGGCACTCCAGATGACTTTAAGCGCCTGGTTGATGAAGCTCATG GTCTAGGACTGCTAGTCTTCTTGGACATCGTACATTCATACTCAGCAGCAGATGAGATGGTTGGATTATTGCATTTTGATGGAACAAATGACTGCTACTTTCATACTG GAAAACGAGGACACCACAAATATTGGGGGACTAGAATGTTCAAGTATGGTGATGTTGATGTGCTACAGTATCTGCTTTCCAATCTGAATTG GTGGGCCGAAGAATACCAAATTGATGGCTTTCAGTTTCATTCGCTCTCCTCAATGATTTATACACACAACGGATTTGCTACTTTTACCGGTGATTTTGAAGA ATACTGCAATCAGTATGTGGATAGGGATGCCCTAATGTATCTCATTATGGCCAATGACATCCTGCATGCCCTTCACCCCCATCTTATAACTATTGCGGAAGAT GTGACGTATTATCCTGGGTTGTGTGAACCTACTTCTCAAGGTGGTCTAGGATTTGATTACTATGTGAATCTTTCTGCTTCAGAAATGTGGTTGAACTTTCTTGAAAATATTCCCGACGACAAATGGAGCATGAGTAAG ATTGTGAGAACATTAACGGGAAACAAACTGCACGCTGATAAGATGCTTTTGTATGCTGAAAATCACAATCAG TCGATATCTGGAGGTCGGTCTTTTGCAGAGATATTGTTTGGTGAAAGGGACGGACAATCACCTGAATCAACGGACTTATTGTTGAGAGGGTTATCATTGCACAAA CTTATCCGATTGATTACCTTTACTATTGGTGGCCATGCTTATCTCAATTTCATGGGCAATGAATTTGGTCATCCCAAG AGAGTTGAGTTCCCGACTGCAAGCAATAACTTCTCATCGGAACTAGCAAATCGTAGTTGGGATTTGTTAAAAGACCAAGGACTTCATTATGATTTACTTTCCTTTGACAAG GATATGATGAAATTGGATCAAACAGAAAGGGTCCTGTCAAGAGGCTTACCATATGTTCACCATGTGAATGATGATACCATG GTGGTTTCATACATGAGGGGCCCACTTctatttgtatttaattttcatcCGACTAAATCATATGAGACGTATAGTGTCGGAGTTGAAGAAGCAGGGGAGTATCAA ATCATAATCAACACCGATGAAGAGAAATATGGCGGAAGAAACACTATCAGCAGCAAGCAATATCTCCAAAGAAGCGTTAGGAAGAG AATCGATGGTCTCCAAGATTGTCTACATCTTCCGTTGCCTAGTAGAACAGCCCAG GTCTACAAATTATCTCGGATATTAAGGATGTGA
- the LOC130818315 gene encoding uncharacterized protein LOC130818315, giving the protein MAAPAMEGMAVVAWRSVMVRVRQAAEKVGRDSDRISVVAVSKTKPVSVIRQLYDAGHRCFGENYVQEFLDKAPQLPEDIKWHFIGHLQTNKVKSLLASVPNLAMVEGVDSQKLAKHLDRAVSAIGRKPLKVLVQVNTSGETSKSGVDPPACVDLVKHVKAECPNLEFSGLMTIGMPDYTSTPENFKTLLNCRSAVCKSLGIAEEQCELSMGMSGDFEQAIEMGSTNVRIGSTIFGPRDYSKKQC; this is encoded by the exons ATGGCTGCTCCGGCGATGGAAGGCATGGCAGTGGTGGCATGGAGATCAGTAATGGTTCGTGTTCGTCAAGCGGCGGAGAAAGTGGGTCGTGATTCGGATCGAATTAGCGTGGTTGCTGTGTCCAAAACAAAGCCGGTTTCTGTTATCCGTCAACTCTATGATGCCGGTCACCGCTGTTTCGGGGAAAATTATGTTCAAGAATTTCTTGACAAAGCTCCTCAA CTTCCGGAAGATATAAAATGGCATTTTATTGGGCATTTGCAGACTAATAAAGTCAAATCTCTGCTGG CCTCAGTTCCAAATCTTGCTATGGTTGAGGGTGTTGATAGCCAAAAG CTAGCCAAGCATCTTGATCGTGCAGTGTCGGCTATAGGTAGAAAGCCTCTTAAGGTCTTGGTGCAAGTGAATACCAGCGGAGAAACTT CAAAATCTGGAGTCGATCCACCAGCTTGTGTTGATCTAGTGAAACATGTCAAAGCAGAATGTCCAAATCTCGAGTTTTCGGGCTTGATGACAATAGGGATGCCGGACTACACTTCTACTCCCGAGAATTTTAAG ACACTTTTGAACTGCCGAAGCGCTGTTTGCAAATCACTGGGAATTGCGGAGGAGCAGTGTGAACTATCGATGGGAATGTCTGGCGACTTTGAGCAAGCG ATAGAGATGGGTAGTACTAATGTAAGAATCGGATCTACCATATTTGGCCCAAGGGATTACTCGAAGAAACAATGTTAG
- the LOC130818255 gene encoding 1,4-alpha-glucan-branching enzyme 3, chloroplastic/amyloplastic isoform X3: protein MNLKELASGHELLGMHRHPQHRIDFIEWAPGARYCALVGDFNDWSPTENSAREGHLGHDDYGYWFIVLDDKLRDGEEQDDLYFQQYNYADDFDKGDGGVSAEEVFQRANDEYWEPGEERTLKSRYEVAFKLYEKIFGPNGPQTMEELEEIPDAETRYKAYREQHKDKPPEFFRYDVVDSGKEYDIYNVVDDPISREKFRKKKPPLAYWFETRKGRKAWMKKYSPCLPHGSKYRVYFNTPDGPLERVPAWATYVLPDEEGNQPCAVHWEPPPESAYKWKNKHPKTPKALRIYECHVGISGLESKITSFNEFTEKTLPHIKELGYNAIQLFGVIEHKDYFTAGYRVTNMYAVSSRYGTPDDFKRLVDEAHGLGLLVFLDIVHSYSAADEMVGLLHFDGTNDCYFHTGKRGHHKYWGTRMFKYGDVDVLQYLLSNLNWWAEEYQIDGFQFHSLSSMIYTHNGFATFTGDFEEYCNQYVDRDALMYLIMANDILHALHPHLITIAEDVTYYPGLCEPTSQGGLGFDYYVNLSASEMWLNFLENIPDDKWSMSKIVRTLTGNKLHADKMLLYAENHNQSISGGRSFAEILFGERDGQSPESTDLLLRGLSLHKLIRLITFTIGGHAYLNFMGNEFGHPKRVEFPTASNNFSSELANRSWDLLKDQGLHYDLLSFDKDMMKLDQTERVLSRGLPYVHHVNDDTMVVSYMRGPLLFVFNFHPTKSYETYSVGVEEAGEYQIIINTDEEKYGGRNTISSKQYLQRSVRKRIDGLQDCLHLPLPSRTAQVYKLSRILRM, encoded by the exons ATGAATCTCAAAGAATTGGCTTCCGG GCATGAATTGTTGGGTATGCATCGCCACCCGCAACATCGTATAGATTTCATTGAATGGGCTCCAG GCGCACGATATTGTGCCTTGGTTGGTGACTTCAATGATTGGTCTCCTACTGAAAATTCTGCTAGAGAAGGTCACCTTGGGCATGATGATTATGGGTACTGGTTTATAGTTCTTGATGATAAGTTGCGGGATGGAGAAGAGCAAGATGATCTCTATTTCCAGCAATACAATTATGCTGATGACTTTGACAAAGGTGATGGTGGGGTTTCTGCCGAAGAAGTTTTTCAGAGAGCAAATGATGAGTACTGGGAACCAGGGGAAGAAAGGACCCTTAAATCTCGATATGAAGTTGCGTTTAAATTGTATGAAAAAATATTTGGCCCTAATGGTCCACAAACAATGGAGGAATTGGAAGAAATACCAGATGCTGAAACAAGATATAAAGCTTATAGAGAACAACATAAAGATAAGCCTCCTGAATTTTTTCGTTATGATGTGGTTGATAGTGGGAAGGAATATGACATTTATAATGTTGTAGATGATCCTATATCCCGAGAGAAATTTCGTAAGAAGAAGCCTCCTCTTGCTTACTGGTTTGAGACACGAAAAGGAAGAAAAGCTTGGATGAAAAAGTATTCTCCTTGCCTTCCTCATGGAAGCAAGTACAGGGTCTATTTCAACACTCCTGATGGGCCTTTGGAGAGAGTTCCAGCATGGGCGACTTATGTTCTTCCAG ATGAGGAAGGAAACCAACCTTGTGCTGTTCATTGGGAGCCACCACCTGAGAGTGCTTACAAGTGGAAGAACAAGCACCCAAAGACCCCAAAGGCTTTGCGCATTTATGAATGTCATGTCGGAATTAGTGGGTTAGAGTCAAAGATAACCTCCTTTAATGAGTTTACTGAGAAG ACCCTTCCTCACATAAAGGAGCTTGGATACAATGCTATCCAACTTTTTGGGGTTATTGAGCACAAAGATTACTTCACAGCTGGTTATAGA GTTACAAACATGTATGCTGTAAGCAGCCGATACGGCACTCCAGATGACTTTAAGCGCCTGGTTGATGAAGCTCATG GTCTAGGACTGCTAGTCTTCTTGGACATCGTACATTCATACTCAGCAGCAGATGAGATGGTTGGATTATTGCATTTTGATGGAACAAATGACTGCTACTTTCATACTG GAAAACGAGGACACCACAAATATTGGGGGACTAGAATGTTCAAGTATGGTGATGTTGATGTGCTACAGTATCTGCTTTCCAATCTGAATTG GTGGGCCGAAGAATACCAAATTGATGGCTTTCAGTTTCATTCGCTCTCCTCAATGATTTATACACACAACGGATTTGCTACTTTTACCGGTGATTTTGAAGA ATACTGCAATCAGTATGTGGATAGGGATGCCCTAATGTATCTCATTATGGCCAATGACATCCTGCATGCCCTTCACCCCCATCTTATAACTATTGCGGAAGAT GTGACGTATTATCCTGGGTTGTGTGAACCTACTTCTCAAGGTGGTCTAGGATTTGATTACTATGTGAATCTTTCTGCTTCAGAAATGTGGTTGAACTTTCTTGAAAATATTCCCGACGACAAATGGAGCATGAGTAAG ATTGTGAGAACATTAACGGGAAACAAACTGCACGCTGATAAGATGCTTTTGTATGCTGAAAATCACAATCAG TCGATATCTGGAGGTCGGTCTTTTGCAGAGATATTGTTTGGTGAAAGGGACGGACAATCACCTGAATCAACGGACTTATTGTTGAGAGGGTTATCATTGCACAAA CTTATCCGATTGATTACCTTTACTATTGGTGGCCATGCTTATCTCAATTTCATGGGCAATGAATTTGGTCATCCCAAG AGAGTTGAGTTCCCGACTGCAAGCAATAACTTCTCATCGGAACTAGCAAATCGTAGTTGGGATTTGTTAAAAGACCAAGGACTTCATTATGATTTACTTTCCTTTGACAAG GATATGATGAAATTGGATCAAACAGAAAGGGTCCTGTCAAGAGGCTTACCATATGTTCACCATGTGAATGATGATACCATG GTGGTTTCATACATGAGGGGCCCACTTctatttgtatttaattttcatcCGACTAAATCATATGAGACGTATAGTGTCGGAGTTGAAGAAGCAGGGGAGTATCAA ATCATAATCAACACCGATGAAGAGAAATATGGCGGAAGAAACACTATCAGCAGCAAGCAATATCTCCAAAGAAGCGTTAGGAAGAG AATCGATGGTCTCCAAGATTGTCTACATCTTCCGTTGCCTAGTAGAACAGCCCAG GTCTACAAATTATCTCGGATATTAAGGATGTGA